ACAAGCCAATTATAGATGGgaacacgttttttttttttttggggggggggggggggggcgaaAATTGTGCTTATACGTTGGTTTGGAGTCTACAATCCAAAACCAATTATGTTCggattctgcgaaccgaaatggtcacgaaaatcacaggtttggatcctatgaaccgaaatggtcatgaaaatcacaggtttggatcctgcgaaccgaaatggtcactaaaattacaggtttggagtgtacagtccaaaatcaagttttctacagaaatttttttacagttttgcaggccaacattatgcatgttcggaatttgctcttttgcactaaattaaaagttaaaaataaccattgtcattacatacgataacttcaaacataatcaaataaatcacaacttcaaactctaaaacgtaaattacaacttcaaacttaaaaacaattcaagcaaaatgaGTTCGTCTTCATTTGGctccatcttcatttgtctctcACAACTACAGGATCATCTTCATTTGTTTCCATCTTCATGTCACctttttcattcttcatgaGTTCGTCAAATTCAACCATCCGATCCATAAATGTATCCTCCCAAGTCTCAGCCTCTTGCGCCCTATGATTTTTCCATTCCTTACAAGTTTGAGGCAGTGGACACCCAACCTTCAATTTAACATACACAAAATGGTTTGGAACCATACCAACACACATAATGCGTGCAAATGGATCCAACGGTGGACGACCGCGCAGTGGAAAATAGGTTTCACAATAACCAATCTTGTGTTTAGTTAATAAAACTACAACGCAGTTGTAGGCCGTTGCAAGGATATGCCCCATATCTGATTTCACAATCACCATAGTATAAATCCAGCTTTTATAGCCTCTTTTTTGCACCATTCGATCATCTCATCTTGGACCTTATACTTTTCACACTTAGAAAAATAATTGGCAGTGTTAACCAAAATATTTGCGGGTTCAACTACATTAGGTTGTGCAATGTCGGGTTCATCGATGTTTGGTTTCATTTCAAACGGAGGTTCGGCCATCACAAACCCTACCTAtcacaataaatttcaaaattttaaaaagctgTCCAGTTTGGCATGTGGGATCCGAAATGGGTTCGGATTGTATGAGCCAAACGCGACTGCGAtcataaaaccatgaaaattgaaaaaattaacagTTTAAAGTGCTTATTACCTCTTGTATGACTTTGATTGAGTATTGCGCCCCtctttgagtgaataaacgttGCTTTCAAGTCTCTGATACGCCAAAAAAATCGCCCTAGCTCCAAAGCTCCCAATTGAGTGTCCAAGTGGTTATGAAAGTGCAACTTCTGAAATATAGGCTATATAGACTCTATTCGGATCCTACACACCGAATATGAGCGTTTCCGGTTGGTAGAATCCGaaatgatgcaaaattttaaaaatcaaagcatttcggattgtacagtccaaaatcaagttttcctgGGCAAATCATCAACGATGTACAAGTCAGGCATAGCCAGCCAATGgcttgtttaaactggtttcggattgtatggtccatatcaaacaagtttcggcttccatactccaaaaccgttaaaaataaggacgttcggattgtacagtccaaacccAGGTTTTCCTGGGCAAAACATCACGTACAAGGCAGGCATAACTAGTCaattgcttgtttaaactgatttcggattgtatggaccataacaaacaaatttcggattctagagtccaaacgcatttatagggtcaaaatggtcactttggggggccttggaggaaacaatggggaaaaaaagcaattttcaacATGTGGTCATGGGTTAGATTCCACATAGTGCATTCAATTTGATCCTCTAAAATATCACGAACAACAAAAGTAAATAAAGGTTtgcatagaaaaataaataagttacaCACTTATTCATTTCTTCAAGGAACAATAGAAATTTAACGATGAAATAGTTTGTTGAGCCCATATAAGCTCTTTACACACTTGGTTTGGCTTTACACTCGCACCTTATGGAGTGGACATGTAAGCATATTCTTTCAAAC
This portion of the Trifolium pratense cultivar HEN17-A07 linkage group LG3, ARS_RC_1.1, whole genome shotgun sequence genome encodes:
- the LOC123914749 gene encoding uncharacterized protein LOC123914749 produces the protein MVIVKSDMGHILATAYNCVVVLLTKHKIGYCETYFPLRGRPPLDPFARIMCVGMVPNHFVYVKLKVGCPLPQTCKEWKNHRAQEAETWEDTFMDRMVEFDELMKNEKGDMKMETNEDDPVVVRDK